In the genome of Diabrotica undecimpunctata isolate CICGRU chromosome 2, icDiaUnde3, whole genome shotgun sequence, the window CCGCATTTTATTTGTGGGAAGATGACGTCAACCAAATTATAGAAGCAGACCAGAGCATGATGTCGCATAGAGTGGTGCTGTTAAAGAGTTTACAATTTCACGAATACTATATAAACATTTCAACTTTCATCAAGAACAATTTTGGTGCTATAGACTCTTTACATGGACCAGTTGAAGCCTTCGCAGCATATTGCAATATTTGTCCAAACACTTTGTTAAGTTTAGCTTTAAAggaatttgtatattattataaaattaaagttgtaaatgatttaactgaataaataatattaatataaatatgttgtcttttatttgtaatctaacataaataaataaaaccaataaatgtaagattacacaaatttattattaaaacttacattataaaattaatactattttttatatttacaaaaactacaatttacaaaaactttgcgataagtgatcttttcttttttttgtgatcttatgagtagccatatactaaaagaagataATTATTTATGCAAAGAGCATGTACATTGAACGGTCCAGGTAGTATCAAACAAGACATGATCAAATGAattttgacaccaattatctgctacatcatacaaatattttatggCATATTCATGATGTTCATCCCAACTAACAACCTGTTCATAGCCAtagcatttattttttaatttcagtaCGTTTCGGAAACGTTCATAACAaccaaaacaaaagtttaaagcaATATCATCTGCTACAAATGCAGAATAACGGACACAATACATATTAAATTCTCTTTCTTTATAATGTGATCCACAAAGATGAATTCTTTCTGCTTCACTTTCATGTTTTCTTTGTTCAAAATTCATTTGATCGCATATTTGTATTAGATGCAAATAATCAGATTCATATAATTTTCGAAAGCGataaatactataattattacaaatttctaAAGTAAGACTCCACGGTAGAGGAGATATTTCAACAAAGTCAGTTATGTCCAAAATATTTTCACAAATAGTTTTTATAGATTGTGTGCGTAGTGTTGGTACCATcctgctgttttttttttttctgcaacaacaaatacatgttattcaacaagataatgtccccacggaagcgtattaaatgattttggtattaagtaCCTCTTATCGTCATAAGGACTTAGAGCCGTTTTGGATTGCTCGATGCTGAATACTGAGTGTTGGTACGACCGAATACATCTTTGGCTCGCGGTTTGAAGTTTGAATTCTTTAAGACATTTTTCATAGTCTTCGTACGTAATTTTATTTCGAACGATGTTATATTTCACTCCTTTTGCTTTTTtcgttattcccaaatttcctatgtcacattcaattctctctttgtttagttgttttctttctagacgctgtctctctttttccctctcctcgtcagttatttgcagtttaaatgtgtacatttttgatcgtaatccaataaaatgtgtaattattttCCCATTTGCCTCGTCCTTCATTAATCcggggatttttttatttaacctttctatttcGTATGGGTTGTTTTCGGCATAGTCTGAGGTATCGAATTTACTTGGATGCGCCTTTAAAACCTCTCTATATGCATCTGAACATTGCAATTCATAAATAAAGCTATCTGTATCCATGTACAGCAATGAACAGTTTTTCTCTCCCATCGTTGGAAGCATAAAGTTGTAGTGAAAATCATACATACATAATTTGGATATATCGAGGATTGCTGCGCCTATATACAGGGGTTTATTAAAACATACTTCTGATTTCTTAAGTTCGATAGCTACCAAATTTTCGCTAAAGATCGTACGACTGTGAAATCGACTACTCGCAATCAAATTTTTGGCTCCGTACCTTCCATGccactttttacataattttacaatACGATGACGTCTTATGTTCTCCATGGTCTTGCCGAACACAGCATTATTCAttaatttgaacaaatttttctcaaaactgtTGGTGGCTGCCGCCCGTAAATTTGTATTTAACTCGATATACGGTCGCAGCCACGCAGATtgattaaatttcaaaactttatgtatttttgttaaaattaacccGTTGGCTAATGCCTGTTTAAGATTTCTATAATGcataatatatttggttttgtgaTATAAGGTTGGTATTAACTTTGCTAATTTTGAACCGGGCGGAATGCGGTGTTCGGCAGCaaatggaaaatctttatgtTTGTCGTGTAATTCACGTGGATACTCCAagtcaacttggaaaaaatagcCCTCCTTTGCATCATCCTGTATTGACATAATATCTATATGGCCTTCGGGAAGATTACCAACACCAAATTTGGTTACGTCTTCGATCCACTTGAATCCTCCTATTGGTAAAGCTTCACTCATGGCCCAGCCATACAGATTATTTACATCTAAATAGAGGATGTACTTAGAGGGCCGTGTGGGATCATACGACGAAATGTATTTGTTGTTGGCCTCCGAATATCTGTTGCTACAAACAGATATCCCACCTCTTATGGCTTTTTCCATAAACAAGATCATATCTACATCTTTTAGCAATTCTAATTTACATTGTGTGTATCTCAACATACAATCCCAAGTGTATCCTGGCATAGTATAATACCATGCTGGATCTAATTTATAtgtgtctcgacatttttgtcgaaactgctcaaacacatcagccaacagcagaatatctgtttttaaatacaaatcgcTGTATTCccccaaatttttacaattaaatttctgccaaacattttgggcatgagcatacttctcttcactaatgtattcattatttaacttattataaaaatggtTAATTGTGGGTAAAGAAGTTTCATTCAATTTTTCCAAACTATCAATATAATCGTAACAAAATACTCCTTTAcaagttaacaaattaaatgtatcattatctacttgactaaattctcgttttaaaatcttcttttctGATATATCTAAAAGAGATGCCAATTCATCGAGTGAAGCTCCCATAAATCTAAGTGAATCaataaatcgtaatttaatttgatgttcgtcagattgtaatgtaaatgaaatatatttttctttattaatgggAAGTAAGCTCAAGTGCCCATGCTTGCAAAGATCTATAATCATAAAATGCGAGTCGTAGCCACTAAAATTATGAAATACGATTGGGacgacaaacaattttttaaagtttaaattacATGCTTGGTGCGCAAATCCCCGTACTTGTCCCGTAAAATGATCGTGATCTACAACAATTGTATCTGTAGCCATAAAGCGTTTGCCACAAAT includes:
- the LOC140435167 gene encoding uncharacterized protein; this translates as MHIKQVIKQSDDLMHIIKKLSKIIFDKFTERDRKVWTRRLNSQIFRCSKVIKNNRLSVGTVRKLQTYIGHFKHFRQIILNFNNKYVGLGLNSKLRNRVKWENVISCFASRIKTGVIVNLVHKDLTQFLNDCYIIVSRKIKIILKTNRILKVNTTFCGEFIKKSSDTESLDLKYFNTKNAIIDTSTDLHLWFSENVKDKIFTKLSEFAEKDSGAALSKVISLEVNINKVEIGNGSSFIDLPIEIQKKRACINVHNFDQACFYWSIVSALYPVNKHEHAGRVSKYPHYSTVLQTDKLESPMPLNQISKFEKLNAISVNVFVLELNVVKDKQFYEVIPARLTPQKMEKHVNLLLVQDKYFPKLNDYDVLPEDDDQTEIRLHYCWIKDLGKLVKSQLNKDTYKKYICDRCLNYFSSESKLAEHEEICSDVNKCRMTVPKYDHVAFRNFTYKQTTPFIVYADFECQLHNFTDSNVTVSKTAKYQKHVPFSAGYYLKCAYDDSLSYFNSYRGENCMEWFAKEMAEISTFVNSKIKTIVPMVEKPNTNMATLCHICGKRFMATDTIVVDHDHFTGQVRGFAHQACNLNFKKLFVVPIVFHNFSGYDSHFMIIDLCKHGHLSLLPINKEKYISFTLQSDEHQIKLRFIDSLRFMGASLDELASLLDISEKKILKREFSQVDNDTFNLLTCKGVFCYDYIDSLEKLNETSLPTINHFYNKLNNEYISEEKYAHAQNVWQKFNCKNLGEYSDLYLKTDILLLADVFEQFRQKCRDTYKLDPAWYYTMPGYTWDCMLRYTQCKLELLKDVDMILFMEKAIRGGISVCSNRYSEANNKYISSYDPTRPSKYILYLDVNNLYGWAMSEALPIGGFKWIEDVTKFGVGNLPEGHIDIMSIQDDAKEGYFFQVDLEYPRELHDKHKDFPFAAEHRIPPGSKLAKLIPTLYHKTKYIMHYRNLKQALANGLILTKIHKVLKFNQSAWLRPYIELNTNLRAAATNSFEKNLFKLMNNAVFGKTMENIRRHRIVKLCKKWHGRYGAKNLIASSRFHSRTIFSENLVAIELKKSEVCFNKPLYIGAAILDISKLCMYDFHYNFMLPTMGEKNCSLLYMDTDSFIYELQCSDAYREVLKAHPSKFDTSDYAENNPYEIERLNKKIPGLMKDEANGKIITHFIGLRSKMYTFKLQITDEEREKERQRLERKQLNKERIECDIGNLGITKKAKGVKYNIVRNKITYEDYEKCLKEFKLQTASQRCIRSYQHSVFSIEQSKTALSPYDDKRYLIPKSFNTLPWGHYLVE